The Lasioglossum baleicum chromosome 10, iyLasBale1, whole genome shotgun sequence genome contains the following window.
TTCGAGCATCGCCTATCGAAACACTTATGATCGTCTGTCCACGAGAAGTCAGTTCTACTTGTTGCATGTTTGGCGTTCTGCGGAAGACTGAGGATTTTCGATGTATGTGAAAGTCCTGTGTCGCATCGGGGGTTGCGGAGGAAATGCGAGAAAAAAACTACGGAACACACAGACGATTAACGCTAATTCTCAAAAAGATGTCCCCTTTCGTAGAACCGTATAATTTTCCGTAATAGAGTCGCATACATTATCGAGGCGGTGGTAGCGTTATATCGACCTCACGCTTTCGCCGGTCGCGCATGAATAATTACTTTTGTAATCGTAGAATACGTCAGTCTTAATGGTCTCGCTGCTatgaatgttttttttttttgctataCCGCACGAGAAAGTATTTTCCGAAGCGAAGAAAAAAATGGAAACGTAGAAATTGGCTGCAACGGGAGGTCGACGAGTCGCGTTTCAACCATTGCTCGCGATGGCTGGCGTGGATACGCATTACAAGTTCAGCATACGTCTGATGACGATCCTAGGGCTCTGGCCGTACGTCAATGTGAATTATCGTCGGGTACAAATTATCCTCGTGAATACCTTTTGTACATATTTCGTCACTGTGCAGGTATAGCCACTTCAACTAACACGTCAGTGCATGTAAAAGGTTTTTCAATAAGGACATATAACAActttaagtttaaataaaacacagaaaaattgaaatatcgggctgaaatttattagagttgtagtacacatgttacaattatgtGTGGAATTCGATGTCGTTCATATGACTGCCACGGGCACGACGGCTGCAAtcgattcttcgaatccaatttTCAACTACTCTCCCACACATATCAGCCGGCATGttggtaatttcgtgttcaataGTGTTCTTGAGATCGTCTAACGTCGTTGGATGGTTGGTGTAAACTTTCGACTTAAGGTTACCCCACAAGAAAAAATCCAACGGCGTTAGACGATCTCAGGAACAatattgaacacgaaattaccaaCATTCCGGCTGATATGTGTGGGAGAGTAGTTAAAAATTGGATTCAAAGAATCGATTGCTGCCGTCGTGCCCGTGGAGGTCATATGAACGACATCGAATTCCACACATCATTGTAACATGTGTACTACAACTCAAATAAATTTCAGcccgatatttcaattttttttgtgttttatttaaacttaaagTTGTTATGTCCTTATTGAAAAACCTTTTAATATGTTCCCCCAATGTAATTTCAACTTCGCTCAATTTCTCTTCTCGTGATGAACAGGCTAAGAAGAATAATTGTTTTATCGTCAAGTCGAATTCTCGTAATCTCTAATCATCTGTCATCGATACTTCTACTAGTTACTGTTGTTTTGTAACGAGGAGTCAATCGTTAGTGCATGTACAGTTGCTGTaatcgcaaaagcctcggggaggttcgatTGCAAAGTTCGTTGAGGGACACGATTTTTTTGAACTTCAAGGACCGAACCGaacgtattgggttggcaaatcagttcgttcggttttttacactggaataaatcacaaaaaccgaacttatttgccaacccaataggaAAGGACAGCTACGTacagagagaccgcgcgcgacCGACTCTTCGCgtctctttcccatacgctgtccttccttgcgcccgaaacgttcatcgtcaattaaaccactaaatacaattgagATTGTATCGTTTTGgatattattttaatcagaaaaatgccacaaatatattggtgaaagtttcgtaaaaacatttttatacatatgtattggtGAGGACGCActagcctttgaactgtgccggcgactgcgactctccgcgtcgcattagtagtggttcacaccgatataaatTCATCGTGTACGAACTTTTtacgactatagaggatttactgtaatctGTTTGTCCCAATCTAAATTTCAACTTCGCTTAACCCTCATACATTCTTCAGGGTGAAAATTCATCCATTCACCCTTTTCCACATATATTAAAGATTTATTTTTGTCTGTGTTACAAAATGTGTTTCTTTGAAAgggtgaaatattattctagGATTCGTTATACAACTATGCCTGAGGAGCGTACGAGGGTTATAATAATTTCTGTACTCGTGATGAACAGGCTAAATAGAGATGgttttacagggtgacaagatataacggagttaaacatttcttattataattctgtcaaatcgacgaattatgaaaaaccaaatgataacaaccacaACATAGAccgttagtattcatatatttaagaagtttcgaagtggccaccctttgagccgattcagaggcccaaacgtgtattgaaattttcggctatgggccgcagctcttctggcgtcattcggtcctaCACCCAGCGCAGAGATTTttccagcgactcgaaacttctatggggctgagcacaggccctggcctccaaaatcgaccaaacgctggagttcatagagttgagatacGGTGAGTatggcggccattccgcagatgtgttgaaacctggaaaatgggatttgctacggttttcgtgggtcaaggggtcaaaatcaaccacgaagtgtatcgacgggactttctcgaagccgtcgtacttctctgggcccaacagcacctcggcgatccggaatggacgttacagcaggattccgcgccggcccacagggcgaaaacgactcaggagtggtgcaaagcccatttcccatgtttcatcacatctgtggaatggccgccgtactcaccgaatctccacccgatggactacagcgtgtggtcgattttggaggccagggcctgtgctcggcccataaaaatttggagtcattgaaaaaatctctgtaccaggagtgggaccgaatgacgccagaaaagctgcggcccattgccgaaaatttcaagacacgtttgagcctctgtatcggcgcaaagggtggccattccAAAATTCTTAataatttggtttttcaaaattcgtcaatttgacagaattataataagaaatgattaactccgttatttcttgtcaccctgtatttatAGTCTTGTATTCATTTCTTCTCTGTGCACGACGAACGAACGTTCAAGGAGGAACGTGCAAAACTTTTCTGTTTCGACTTCTGCCGAAACAAAATAAAATGCGGTTTTTTCAGATCACGCCGCTCATGCATGACGACGCTGACATGTTCTTGGTGCTACAGTGCATGTCCCTTATAATAATGGCCATGGGTTCTATCGTGAAGTTCAACACTTTCTTGTTTGTGGCCAATACAGTGAGTGCCAAATGATTTCTAGTTAACTTCTCATTACTCGCATACAGTATTTACAATCTTACTTACTTCCAACAAAATGGTAACTAACAGTAGGTTACgataaatttctgtttttcaGCAATTTTAAAGTTTACAACCTTGAATCACCTTGAATGACAATATCGTTGAAATTGTCTCGAAGAGGCCTACAATCGTAGGAGTTCAAAAATatgtggttccatttaaaaaaacgaagTTGACCTTCTAATCTCCTAAGCACCTCCACTTGATAAAAAGTTATGTAGATACTAATGGGCCCCTagataccaaacaacttttgtcggAAGCAGTCCTTCCTAtctcaaaaaatgtagaagtcattcaggtggcttgtcttaggtgactcaccctgtatactattggcaaatGGCCGTAAATTTGGTTAGACACactcttgttatgtttataaaagaaTGTGAGATAATTATTTCTAGACctctgtaaacctagtgttaaaggaTACTGTTTGAATAAACGTTGGGGAAAAgcgattgagaaattgtgggatgaaTGTGGACAGCTCTCTCTCTAGTAGCGAAATTGGATAACAATTACGTCGGATAATGAAGATGTTTGCGAACACAGGTTAGGCTCGTGATGGAAGACGTAAGGAGCAAGTGGAATACGACGCACAAGGATACGCTGGAAATTTTAGAGAAGCGGGCCATTCTGGGGAAGCAACAAGGAGCCATTTATGCAAGTAAGGGAATGATTTTATTCATTACGATGAAACCCATTGTTTTATATGACGATCATGTGTATGTTGCAGTATTTATTTATCCGTCAGCACTACTTCTGGTGGTGTTCCGCACCTCATCCTATATTCTACTCGTAACAGCATCCCCGGACTCGAATCTAACAGATCCTTTCCCGGTCGTGACGGACTATATGATCGATGAGGAGAAATATTTCTTCCTCATAATAATGCATCAAAATGTAACGTTCTTCTTCGTTGCAACTATATACGTGGCTTCGGAAACCTTGTTCATCATGTGGCTGCAGCACGGTATCGGCTTGTTCGAACTCGCGAGGTAAAAAAGACTACCCTCAGAAAACTAATGTATCGTTGTACCAAGAACACCGCGCGGAATTTGTGGAACCACAGTCTCTATACGTAAATTAATAGCAGTGTTCGAAAAATTATACAAACTCAAATGAGGATGCATTAAAACACCTGGACGCTAACAAGCAATTTTTAATGACGCCTCAGAGTCACAATTCGAGTACTAAGGGTTAAATCAACAGCGTCGTcttacagggtctgtccggaaactaatgcaaccacatttaaaaaaaagctaTTAAAcatgggtacaaacctttaaatttcttcaaagtaggatcctcgggcgtcgacacattttttccagcgcgatttccatgcttggtatgctccctggaaggcgttttttggaacctctcgtagtaccctcgtcacagcctcttggacgcgttccacgctttcaaaatggcatccttctagcacatttttaatttttggaaacaagaagaagtcggtgttgtgatccaactaagaagtaccgtttactgttttccctgtaatctacggaaaagttttggttggaagtgctcgacgaggctgcgacgagggtactacgagaggctccagataacgccttccagggagcatacgaagcatggaaatcgcgctggaaaaaatgtgtcgacgcccaagggtcctactttgaagaattttaaaggtttgtactcgtatgttcaatagatttaaaaaaaaaatgtggtcgcatcagagttgggcaaaatgtaatttggaattgcagaaatacaattacaattacatgtaattgtaatcggaattacaattactttcgctcaatcagtaattgtgaaagaagtaattacaattacttaacacaattacagtaatcgtaattgagtctaacaattacttcagtctaattgttcttttaaaccactaatttttatgttttggaccatttcaccgttttcttattgtaattatagtccacttttgcacatgtaattgaagatgtaattaattactcatgtaattaattcctgcccaactctgggtcgcattactttccggacagaccctgtatatcggaataaaactgtacattGTATCGCTGCCGCGACGGGTCACGACGGAGGGTTAATGCACTTCGAAACCACGATTTCTAATTTTTAGTTACCACATAGAAAAAGGGGTCTGCGACAGACCGTCCCATATTTCGAGGAAGTTCGTGGACGCTTACAGAAAGCAGTGCTTCGCAAACGCGGTGACGTACCACAACGAGGCGAAAACGTTAGTAGTTAACGAAAGCTTTTATTATCGAATGATATCCGCGATGTCCACTCATGTTTATTTCTTGTTAAAGCTTCCTGATGTCACTGAAAGATACACTGTCATTCTCGTACGCCGTTTTGCTGGTGTTCGCCGTCGGTTCATTGGCAATCAATTTCTTTCGTGTACGTCAATCCGTCCTTTGATCGATTAGAACAGGCCTTGTCCAACTTCCTGGAGACAACGGGTCGAATGTGGCTCGTGGATCGCGAGTTGAACAGGCCTGCGTTACGATACGTTATCATGTATTtcttgaaatatatattttcagcTATCCACTGCTATATGCGAGACACACGACATAGAAGAGATGATACTGTCATTTCTGTTCTCCATGTCCGAGTTGGTCTACATGTTCTACCTAAACTATGTGGTGCAACAAATCCTGGACTATTCGGATGATTTACCCAGAATCATGTAAGGTCGAATCATCAACTCCaagtttcaatttcaacgaGGATCAATTTTATGTTACAGTTACTCTACTCCGTGGTACAACAGGTCAGTCACCGTTCAGAAGAATGTATTAATAATCTTGATAAGGTGCAGCGAGCCGTTAGTGTTCGACTTTTATGGTTTTTATAATGCGTCGGTGGAAGGTTTCTCAGGGGTTTGTAATTAATAATGATCCACAAGAGCACAGTGGCAACCAATGTCACCCGATTGAGACTTGTCTCCTACTCTAACCTTCCCCTTGTACGACGCTGTTCCCCCATTTTCCGGCGGTGAGCATCCCCATGCTTCGTCGTCACTGATTCGGTAGTGGCAGAGATGGGGTAACTGTGCTCCCTTTGATTCGAGTCGACTCCcctaatctggcgacactggtggcacacatttctacaaaaatgaatgtattatTCGCCCAACGAAAGATGGCAGAGATTTTGGTAATAAAGTACAGGGGGATCTGCGAGACTCCAGTCTTGACGCTATAGGCTGCGGATCCCACTCTTGCGCTTAGGTTCTGGAGGGAACGGTCGACATAGgacaggcgtgggcacgggtggagcccctgaAACGCCTGCGTCCCCCACCAAGCTTTCTTTCGGTAGCGCACAATgggtaaatttgacctaactcaattcaaaatcaaagaactttcgatagaaatgaggtagagcgatgaatttttttttaaattaaagctgaaacttttcaGAATATGGGAGatatagggagattacggtacgaatggtttttaaccttgagaaaattcgttgaagttgcacaacttcaagaaaatctggtttctccgttaccacgaacggaaaaatttttttttaacatgctatatatcatttcccgtagattatttcacgccgatttcaaatctggtctcaaaatttgtctatgaCCTCcagttttttcaagaaatcgatttttgcgaCAAGAAATCATATCAACGAAAAcatgatttcattaatttcttgttacaaaaatcgatttcttgataaaaccagaggtcgtagacaaattttcagaccagatttgaaatcagcgtgaaaaaatctacgggaaataatatatagcatgttaaaaaagatttcttccgcccgtggtaacggagaaaccacattttcttgaaattgtgcaagtttaacgaattttctcaaggttaaaaaccgttcgtaccgtaatctctctatttttcccatattctgcatagtttcagctttaatttaaaaaaaaattcatagctctacctcatttctatcaatagttctttaatttttaatcaaaacCCACTGTGTGGCGCTCCTTGcggctccgatgcacgaggcctgcgcactgcttgcgacggACGAAGCGCGTCTTTCCTtcatagtaacgacggatgctggtaaGGGACAGTGGACGGTACGTGGGGATGgtcttgcctcaattgaggcaaaaattCCCACAGGTGCTCTGTCTTTCGTTGGACAAGTAATACTTGGTAAAAATGTAATATGAATCCAAAGTTATTTCGCACGAAATGACTACAATTGATACGGAAGGAGATTCGACGAATTATTTAGTAAAACTGATCAGTGTTTTACATGTAAATCCACCCTGCTTTCCAGTTGGTGAGGGCCACAATGTCTTATTTCATGATGATGACATCTCTTCAATGAGAATCCAATGTTCCCTAATTCATCGTTACTGCGCCGCGTAGTAGTGCTGTTAGTAAGTGTTCTTTTCACGATTCTAAGTATTATTTCATTGTTTCATTGCACGATGTACTGGTTCACATTGCGAAATAACTTGTTACAGGATTTCCCGTAGTTCGTGCGTACAACGAATCTACCTTGCGTTTGTGAAACAAGTAACGAGGTCTGTTTCCTTGCGGGGATATTCGAAtgatttaataacaatttcgaaCCGATATTATGCTAACCAGTCTAGACATTCCTATCGAACTgggtcagtgtcgccagaatcgaccaaaactAGTCGATTTtacctctcctccttttccccttacACTATCTCTATCCCAACATCCCCCACTAAGCCCGTAGACTGGTCacgtgttaacactaaacctaccgagcactaaaagcgattaaaatgttttacctcgtaaaaatgacaaggctctgttcatttagattctgtgcAACTTTTATTACATTATGTGCTTAGATCAGTGGCGCAAACAGGGAGGAGCCAGGGGTCCAAGCAGgtttgccatattccgcgcgtgccaggccccttaccgctgcgcccctcgccgcgGTACtaagctgagcc
Protein-coding sequences here:
- the LOC143212913 gene encoding uncharacterized protein LOC143212913 encodes the protein MAGVDTHYKFSIRLMTILGLWPYVNVNYRRITPLMHDDADMFLVLQCMSLIIMAMGSIVKFNTFLFVANTVRLVMEDVRSKWNTTHKDTLEILEKRAILGKQQGAIYAIFIYPSALLLVVFRTSSYILLVTASPDSNLTDPFPVVTDYMIDEEKYFFLIIMHQNVTFFFVATIYVASETLFIMWLQHGIGLFELASYHIEKGVCDRPSHISRKFVDAYRKQCFANAVTYHNEAKTFLMSLKDTLSFSYAVLLVFAVGSLAINFFRLSTAICETHDIEEMILSFLFSMSELVYMFYLNYVVQQILDYSDDLPRIM